The DNA segment GCCGGATCGCTTCGCGCGGCATGGGAGGCAGATCGACGCCGCCCAACGGGCCGAACCTTTCACGGATTGCTTGAGCGAGATTGCGGGGTCGCGCATCGTCTGTGGAGAGCGCCGAGCGCAGGATGTCGCGGGCCTCGTCTTCCATCGAGCGGCCATTGACGGCCGCGCGCACGCGGAGGCGCTTCTTGATCACATCGTCGATGTTTCGGATCGTCATCACCGCCATGCGGGCCTCCATAAGTCAATGACTTCATATTAGTCGATGCTGTTGAATGTTGCAAGCTCAGAAGGTTTGGCGCCTCCCTGCGGGACCGCCGCCCTATCTCCGCTCCGCTCCGACCGAGCCCCTCAAGGGTCTCGTCCCTGCCGGGTGACGACCGGACTGGCGTGGGGCGCTCGCGCGCCCAATCGGTCAATCCGCCATGCGGATCGGATTCTTCCCGCTGCGGAGATCGGGCCAGGGCTCCGCCAGCCCGATCGCGTTGACGGTCGTTGCACTTCCCGCGATGGGGTGGGCGTCGCTTCCCTCTAGGCCCGCCGCGCCAGGCCGCAACGCGCGCAGGCGCGCTTACCTCCTCTGCGTTCCGGTCCTGCGGATGCTGCCCGGCTCCGCCGGCGGGCCTGCCGGTCGCTCTTTCGCCGCCCACCCCATTCCGGGGTGTGTGTGGTTTTAGAAGGAGTAGTGTGATGAACGCTGTTACCGAAACCGTAGCCGCCGAGCCCGTGTCGGGCGTCGAGATTTTCGTGCCGCTCGCTAAGCTGAAGAAGTCCCCGCGCAATGCCCGCAAGGTGCCGCATGGGGAAGCCGCTATCGAGGCGCTGGCCGCTTCGATCCAGCACAAGGGGTTGATCCAGAACCTTGTCGTGGAACCGGAAGCTAAAGAGGACGGGACGCCGACCGGCTATTATCTCGTCACCGCTGGCGAAGGCCGCAGGCTGGCGATGCTGCTGCGCGTCAAGCGCAAGCAGATCAAGAAATCCGAGCCGGTGCGCTGCTGGCTGGATACGGCGAACGACCCCGCCGAGATCAGTCTGGACGAGAACGTGACCCGGACGCCCATGCACCCCGCCGACCAGTTCGAGCGGTTCGCGGAGCTTTCCAACGACAAGGGTTGGGGGGCGCAGGAGATCGGCGCGCGGTTCGGCGTGTCGGCGGGCGTGGTGAAGCAGCGGCTTCGCTTGGGCGCTGTCAGCCCGAAGCTGTTGCAGGTTTATCGGGAGGACGGGCTTACGCTGGACCAGCTTATGGCCTTCGCCATCACCGAGGACCACACCCGGCAGGAGCAGGTTTTCGAGGGTCTGCACCACAATCGCGAGCCGTGGATCATCCGGCGCGACATGACCGCCGCCAACGTGCCCGCCGATGATCGCCGTGCGGTGTTCGTCGGAGCCGACGCCTATATCGAGGCGGGCGGCAACATCATCCGCGACCTGTTCAGCGAGGACCGGGGCGGGTTCTTCGAGGATGCGAGCTTGCTTGACATGCTCGCCGCCGAGAAGCTGCGCGAGATCGCGGGCGAGGTTCAGGCCGAGGGCTGGAAATGGGCCGAGGCGCATATCGACTATCCCCACGCCCACGGGATGCGGCGCTTCTATCCGCAGACTATCGCCCTGTCCGACGAGGACGAGGCGCGGTTGGAGGCGCTGTCCGCCGAGCATGACGAGCTTGCCGAGGGTTATTCGTCCTACGACGAGATGTCCGAGGACGTGGCGGCGAAGCTGGAGGCGGTGTCCGACGAGATCGACGCCATTTCCGAGAAGCGTTCCGCCTACGACGCCAGCGTGATCGCGCATGGCGGCGCGTTCGTCGTGCTTCACCATGACGGCAGTGTCAGGGTCGAGCGTGGTTTCGTCCGTGCCGAGGACGAGGCGCTGGCGGACCCGCAACCCGAGGACGAAGCCTTCGACCCGAAGGCCGTGGAGGACGAGCAGGCCGAGGACGGCGACGAGGACGTGCAGGAGATCGAGGAAGAGGACGAGGAACCGGGCAAGCCGATTTCCGACAGCCTCACCCGCGACCTGTCCGCCCATCGGACGCTGGCCCTTCGCGTGGCGCTTGGCGAGCGGCCCGATCTGGCGCTGATCGCCCTGACCCACACGCTCACGGCGCAACTGTTCTACAGCTACGCCGAGGCCGGTTGTCTTGAGGTTCGTCCGACCGTGACGCCGCTTGGCAGCCATGCGGACGGGATCGAGGATACTCCGCTGGCCGCAAAGGCGAACGAGGCCCGCGAGGCATGGGCCGAGCGGATGCCGCGTGATGTTGCGGACCTGTGGGGCTTCATCGTCGGGCTGGACGATGAGAAGCGGCTGGCGCTGCTGGCGCATTGCGCGTCCCGCACCGTCAACGCGCTGCGCCTGCCGTGGGACCGCAAACCCCGGACGCTGCAAACGGCGGACAGGCTGGCGACCGCGCTCGCGCTGGACATGGCGAAGGACTGGACGCCCACCGTGGACAGCTACCTTGGCCGCGTCACCAAGGCGCATATCCTTGAAGCCGTCGCCGAAGGCGTTTCCGAGGATGCCGCGCGCCATATCGCGGACAAGAAGAAGCCGGAAATGGCCGAGGCCGCCGAGCAGCGTCTGGCCGGGAGCGGCTGGCTTCCCGCCGCGCTGCGGACGCCGAAGGCGGAAGCGGAGCAGCCCGCGCCCGTCGAGGTCGAAGAGGTGGGAAGCGTGGAGCAGCCGTCCGAAGCGGAGGCTCCCGATACCGAAGCGGAGGACGGCGAAGCGTCCTTCGCCGTCGCCGCCGAATAGCGGCATCAGGCCGGGGCCGCGCGAGCGGTCCCGGCCTTTCATTTCGGCCGGCGAAAAATCGCGGCCGCGCCCGTTGGGGCGCGGCCGCTTTCGTTTTGCGAACACGCGATCCTCCCAAGGGAGGCGCAACGGGTGGCGTATTGACGGGCAGCGTCTTGGCGATCGGTTCGCCGATTGAGCTTGTCACACCCTGGAGGCGGGGTCGCGTCGCGATGACGATACTGCGGTTCAGGGACTGCAAATCCCACGTCGCATTCGATGTATGTTTGTCGAGGTTGCGGGCCGTCGTTTGCGCCCGCCATCCCATGATCGCCTCCGTTGTCGGTCGTTTGCTGATCGCGGGGTTGAGCACAGCAGCCGTTTTCCGCCTGTCAAGTCGCGAGGTGCGCCAAGGCGTCTGGTTTCGGCTTCGGCATGACCGCGCGGCCTCTCGATTGGCTTGATCTAACCGGGGCCGGCTTCGCCTTGCTCGGCCTGGTGCAACGCCGCCGCGCGGCTTTTTTCCGCCGCCTTCGGCTTTGCATCGCGAAACAAAAAAGCCGCGCGTCGCCATCCTCCGCTGCGCTTCGGCCGCAAGCGGTGCGCGCCCGATCATCCCCGCTTCACCGATCGCCATCGAGGCCGCGGCGGTCGCGGCCCGAGATCGAAAGGAACTTTGACATGGCGACCATCGGCACCTTCACCCAGGCGGCCAACGGCTCCTTCACCGGAACCATCAAGACGCTCACCCTCAACGCCAAGGCCACCCTCCGGCCGATCGACAAGGAGAGCGAGAAAGCCCCCGACTACCGCCTCGCGGTCGGTTCGGTCGAGTGCGGCGCGGGATGGAAGAAGACCAGCCGCGAGAACCGCGAATACATCTCGGTCAAGCTGGACGATCCCACCTTCCCGGCCCCGATCTACGCCACCCTGTCCGAGACGGACACCGCCGGCGAATATGCGCTGATCTGGTCGCGCTGACCCCGACACGGCGCCCCGCTCCTTCGGAGCGGGGCGTCTTCGCGCGTTTGTCTCGTCGGTTTTCAAAGCGGACGGGCCAATCGGCCCGGCATGTTGTCGGAGGTGCTTGGGGCGCTGCCCCGGCGCACTTCAAGCAGCTTCCGCCCAGCTTCCTCCACGCGCGAGCGCGTTCCGTGCAGCCGGTTCCCCGCGAAGCCGCTTTCCGTTTGCACCCCCGGTCTCGCCGACGGGCAGGGTTTCAGCGCGGCGCTCCGCTGCGCGGAAACCCAAGCCCAAGGAGGCCAAAATGCACTACCAGCTTGCCACCCGGTTCGGCCGCAACGCCCATCAGATCAGCGGCCGGGAGCCGCTCGACAACGAGGCGCTCTATCGGCATGTCCCGTCCATCTTCGCCCGCGAGGCGCACGACAGCCGTTCGGAGCGGTATGTCTATGTTCCCACCATCGACATCGTGGAAGGGCTACGCCGGGAGGGGTGGTCGCCGTTCTTCGCAGTCCAGTCGGTGCCGCGCGACGGCAGCCGACACGGCCACGCCAAGCACATGCTGCGCCTGCGTCGGGATGACGGCATCGGCAAGCCCGAAGCCGCCGAAGTCATCATCGTGAACAGCCATGATGGGACAAGCGCCTATCAGATGTTCGCCGGGATGCTGCGCTTTGTCTGCACCAACAGCATGATTGCAGGCGAGCGGTTCGAGGAAGTCCGCGTGCCGCATAAAGGCAATATCGAGCATGACATTATCGAAGGCGTGTTCACTGTCGCGGAGGATTTCCCCCGGCTGGTCGACGCCAGCGAGTCTATGAAGGCGATCCAGCTTTCGCCCGATGAGCAACGCTTGCTCGGCGAAGTCAGCCTTGTCGCCCGTTATGGCGATGATGAGAGCCCGATTCGGCCCGAGCAGATCATCGAGCCACGCCGCCGCGAGGATGTGGACCGCAGCCTATGGACCACGTTCAACGTCATTCAGGAGAATGTGGTTCGTGGCGGGTTGCAGGGCCGTAAGCGCAATGCCGAGGGCCGTATCCGCCGCGCGCAGACCCGCGCGATCAACGGCATCGACCAGAATGTGACGCTCAACCGCGCGCTCTGGACGCTGGCCGAGGGGATGCAGCGCCTCAAAGCGGCCTGACCATAACTACCGCAGGGCCGGAGTTTCCGGCCCTGCGGCTTTGCCATTTTCGCGCCGATCCGCTGCGCTGGATCGGCGGCGGCCGCGCGTCCCAAGGTCCGCGCGGCCGCAACGGCGCGCTCGCCGGGCTGGTGCCCGGCTCGCGCCGAAGTTTTGCGAAGCTAGTCGGTTTCGGACGGATCGAGTTCGGCAACAAGATCGGCGGGCGTGACGCCAAGCGCGGAAGCCAAGTGAAACAAGGTGACGACGGTCGGATTGCGCCGGCCGCGCTCCAGATCGCTGACATATTGTTGGGTAAAGCCGGACGTCTCGGCAAAGCGCTCTTGGGTAAAGCCCTTATCCTTCCTCAGCTTAGCGAAGTTCAATCCCACTAGGCGGCGCATATCCATGCGCGCGAAGCTGGACGATACATCTCATCCGGTTTATCCCATATCAGTTGTATTGGCTAAATCGCACTATCCGCCGCTGCGGGAGGTGCATCTAACGATGCAAGGCTTGCGCATATCCGGTTCTGTTTTTTGAGCTAGGCTGGTTAACGGGGACACCATGAGCACCAGCCAATTCGCCGATCGCGCGCCGGAGGTATCGCAGCTCACGGCCTATGACGAAAGCCATCTCACTGTCTATTTGCGGCTGCTCGATGCGGACGAAGGAGGAGCGGACTGGCGCGAGGCGGCGGCCGTGATTCTCGGCGTAGACCCAGCCGCCGAGCCGCAACGAGCCAAGGCGATGCACGATAGCCACCTTGCTCGCGCGCGGTGGATGACGGAGGTTGGTTACGCGCATCTGCTCGGCTGCGAGCGCCCGCTAAGTCGTTAAGTTTTAATCCATTTTGGTATCAATTCATTGCTTCCGTCGCAGCGCGCGCGGCATGGTTGAACTCATCCTTGCCGCTATCATGCGTTGGGTAAGGCGGCGACTTTCATCCTCCGAAATCTGCGCATAGCGCGATTGGAGGATGCAATGCCGACGCCGCCGAGCCGGCGCCAGAGGCGCGCCGGCAATCTGTCCGACGCGCTCGGTCGCGCCGATCTAGCCGCCGAGTTTTTGCGGCGAAACCACACCTATCGCGCCGAACATGCGCAGATGCAGCAACGCATCGCGGACGGCGCCGTCGCGAAGAACGCCGCCGAAACGGCGTTCGCGCGGCGCTGGGGGTTGTCTTTTCGCCACGGCGCCGGATGACTTTTCAGACCCGGTTGTTTGGCGTCCGGAACTGACCGCCGTCACGGTCATTCTCGACGCCGCACCGGATGGATTCAAAACCGCCACTCCGGTTGATCCGCGCGCCCTCGGTGCGTTGCTCGCCGACCAAGCTGGAATTGAAGGACGCCATGTCATTGTCGCCGATGCGGCCGGCGAGCATCGGCTGTGGCTGCGCGATCCGCAGCCCGGCCGGCCGCTCGCCGCCGTTATCCCGTTGGACAAGGATTTCATCACGCGCATCGCTAGCCTGTTGCGCTTCCACCGCCGGGTGCTCGGCCGAGCGGTAGGGCCGCTGCCGCGCGGTTGGCCGCTAACCGCCTATCGGATGGCGCGGCTCAACCTGATGCTCCGCGCACTGGACCTGCGCGACGAGGGCGCGACCTACCGCGAGATCGCCACCGCACTGGGACGCGGCGATGCCGCCCGGCTGTCCGCGAGCGACTGGAAAATGTCGGCGACGCGCTCGTTCGTTGTGCGCCTGGTCCGCGATGGCATCGCGATGATGAACGGCGACTACCGCAAACTCCTCCGCATCCGCTGATTCGCAGCCCTTTTTCGACACCCTTTGGGGGTGGTCGCATCCGTGCAGCCGCACATCTTCATACCCCACCCGGCTGCGCCAATTCTGACAATTACGCCTCCTGCCGCCACTGCCCGCAGGAGCCGACACTTGTCCGATACGCCCACAAACCTGCCGCCCCGCTTCCTGCGCACCCCGGAAGCCGCCCGGTTTCTCGGCCTCTCCGGCCGGACCCTTGAGAAGCACCGCTATTTCGGGACCGGCCCGGCCTACCGCCGCATCGGCGGCCGGGTGGTCTATTCGGTCGATGACCTGCGCGCCTGGGCCGACATCGGCATTAAGCACTCGACGTCCGATCCGGGCCAGAACGACCTCATGCCGCGCGCGGATTCGGCCATCGCCCGGAGCCGGCGATGACCGTCCCGCCGTCACCTATGCGGCACCGCCAGCCGTCCGAAGACGGTATGACCCGCGTCGAGCTGACGTGGATCGAGAAGCGGATTGAGCACTGGATCAGGTTCGGCCGGGTCGCGGTGGACGAGATCGTTGATCGCCGCCGCCGCATCGTCCGCTTCCGTCCCGGCGCGATCTTCGCGTTCGTTCGCTGGGCGGCGAACGACTATGGCACGGTCAGCTCGCGCATCGACATCGTGCGCGCCGTCAACGCGGGCGAGCCGTTCACGACGCTGCCGTTCGTCCGGCCTGGCGGCGACATCCTGCTCAAGATCGAGGGCTGGCCCAAGGTCAGCCAAGTGCTCGCCGCGATCGACGCGACCGAGGCGGCCGACGTCGATCCCTGTGACGCCGCGCCGGACCATTGGCGACACGTCGCCAACCGTATCGCCGCCGGTCATCAGCCGCGCCCCTACACGCTGGAGCGCCATCGCGCGTGGCTCAAACGCCGGGAGATCGAGCGATGACCCGCCGTGGATGGGCCGTTGCGACGGCCTCCGCCGCGTCGCTGTTCGGCGCGTCGTTCCTCGCCGTGGCGGTGTTCGATCCGCTCCCGCGCATCGTCTGGAACGCCAGCGCGAGCGTGCCGATCGGGCTTTATCGGATCGAGCCGCTTCCCGATCCGCCGAACGGTGCATTGGTCGCCGTGACGCCGCCACCGGCGCTGGCGCATTGGCTTGCGGAGCGCGGCTATCTCGGAGAGCGCGTGCCGCTGTTGAAGCACGTCACGGCGCGGCCGGGGCAGATGGTGTGCCGCATCAACGCAGTGGTGAGCATCGATGGGCTGCCCTTCGTCATCGCTCGGCAGCGTGACGGCCGAGGCCGTCCGCTGCCGGTTTGGCAAGGCTGCCGCACGCTGCGCGCCGGCGAGCTGCTGATGCTCAATCCCGACCGCGCCGACAGCATGGACGGCCGCTATTTCGGGCCGCTTCCGGCCTCGGCCGTGCTCGGCCGCGCCATCCCGATCCTCACCCGCGATTCCCCGACCGCGCCGCTCGTCTGGCGCTGACCCGCTTCACCGCCCGCCAACCCAAAGGAGATCATCATGCAGATCGGCAGCTTCTTCCGCACCGCCAATGGCTACGAAGGCATCATCGAGACGGCGACGCTCGACATCCGTATCTCGATCGTTCCGGCCGAGCAGAGCGACGCCGATAAGGCGCCGGACTGGCGCGTCCACCGCGGCGATAGCGGCGAAGGCCCGGAGATCGGTGCCGGCTGGAACGAGACCGGCGAACGCGCCGGGGATTACGTCTCACTGCGCATCGACGATCCCGCGTTCGCGCAGCCGATCCGCGCCGCGCTCTTCCAGAGCACGGGCGACAAGTCGGCCTGGTCGCTGCGCTGGAACCGCCAGCCGAAGTCGCGTGAGCAGGACTGATCCCGTGCGCTTCCCACCCATCCCTTTGTTCGCGGGAAAGCCGTCTCATCCCTTCGTCCCGCTCGGTCGCAGGCCGGCCGGGGCGCGCAGCGAAGGTCAAGGGCGGCCGAAGGCCGGCGCTGCGCGCGCACCCTTTACCGCAGCGAGCACGCTGGCAGGCTGGCGGCGGAGCGGAGTCGGATCGGTGGTCGTGGTTGCCGTCGTCCTGCTGTCCGGCGGTGCTGTGTCTGCCCCGACGATGGCGCAGGATATGCCGGCTGCGCGATTAGCGGCCGTTCATCCTTACGCCGGTCATGTCGCCGAGGCAGCGCGCCGGTTCGGCATCCCCGAAGCGTGGATATGGGCCGTGATGCGCGTCGAGAGCGGCGGCAATTCCCGCGCCGTCTCGCGCGCCGGGGCGATGGGCTTGATGCAGATCATGCCCGCGACTTGGGGCACGCTGCGCACCCGCTACGGCCTCGGCCCCGATCCGTTCGATGTGTGCGACAACATCATGGCGGGTGCGGCCTATCTGCGCGAGATGCACGACCGCTACGGCAACGCCAGCGCGATGCTGGCAGCCTATAATGCGGGACCGGACCGCTACGACGACTTCGTGTCGCGCGGCCGTCCGCTGCCTCCCGAGACGGTCGGCTATCTCGCCCAGCTCGCGCCGATTACCGGCACGGCGGGCGCGGTGGAGGTGACGGCGACTGCAACGCCTGATCCCTTCGCATGGCGTCGTGCGGCGCTGTTCGTTCGCACTGCCAGCGCCGGTTCGGAAGCCGTCGCCGGACAGTCGGACGGCCAAGGAGCCGCGTCCGATCTACCCAACGACCGTCCGACATCCGGCGACGTTCACGCAGCCGAGCCTTCCGTCAATCAGCCACGCGACACGCTGTTCGTGTCCCGCGCCCGCGCGGGCCGACCGCAATGATTGCCCGGTCGCTTCCCGCATCCGTCCGAAGCAGCAAGGTGTCTGGGGAGGAGGAAAACGGCAGGGACAGACGAGGGCAAGATATAAGCAGCGCCCCGTTCAGCCGAAAAGCCAAGGCTTTTCCGTGGCTTCACGCGGGGGCGTCGGTCGGCGCGCGTGCCGCGCGGAAGGGAAAAGCCAGCAAAAACAGCGCCTCGAATGGCACCACAGGCCGTTTTCGGCCGAAAGCGGCCCGGCCGTGAGCGAGGACAGCGAGTTCCGCGTCCGGCCGGGCAAGGCCAAGCGCAGCAAGGCGCAGGGCCGCAATGCCCGCGGCCTGGTCGCCGAGGTGCTGCGCGTCGCCGCGATCCACAGCGGCGGCCGGCGCGGCGGCGCCAGCGGAGCGCGCCGGGGTGCGCAATCGACCTTCGGGCGGGGACGCACCGCCTTCGCCCGCAGTCGCCTGTTCGGCTCGGGCCGGCGCGTCATGGTCAAGATGCTGCCCGTGACCACCCGCAGCCGGGGTGACCGGCGCTCGGCGCCCCTGTCCGCGCATGTCGCTTATTTGAAGCGCGAGGGCGTCACCCGCGACGGCTCGCCTACCCGGATGTTCGACGCGGCCGGCGACAACGCCGACGATCGCGGTTTCGCCGACCGGTGCAAGGATGACCGGCATCATTTCCGGGTCATCGTGTCGCCCGAGGACGCCGCCGAGCTGACCGACCTGCGCGAATACACGCGCGACCTCATGCGCCAGATGGAAGCCGACCTGGGGACGCGGCTCGATTGGGTTGCGGTCGATCACTGGAACACCGACAATCCGCATGTCCACTTGCTCGTGCGCGGCGTTACCGATCAGGGCGCCGATCTCGTCATCTCCCGCGA comes from the Sphingomonas sp. OV641 genome and includes:
- a CDS encoding transcriptional regulator domain-containing protein — encoded protein: MPTPPSRRQRRAGNLSDALGRADLAAEFLRRNHTYRAEHAQMQQRIADGAVAKNAAETAFARRWGLSFRHGAG
- a CDS encoding DNA -binding domain-containing protein; its protein translation is MSTSQFADRAPEVSQLTAYDESHLTVYLRLLDADEGGADWREAAAVILGVDPAAEPQRAKAMHDSHLARARWMTEVGYAHLLGCERPLSR
- a CDS encoding ParB/RepB/Spo0J family partition protein, with the protein product MNAVTETVAAEPVSGVEIFVPLAKLKKSPRNARKVPHGEAAIEALAASIQHKGLIQNLVVEPEAKEDGTPTGYYLVTAGEGRRLAMLLRVKRKQIKKSEPVRCWLDTANDPAEISLDENVTRTPMHPADQFERFAELSNDKGWGAQEIGARFGVSAGVVKQRLRLGAVSPKLLQVYREDGLTLDQLMAFAITEDHTRQEQVFEGLHHNREPWIIRRDMTAANVPADDRRAVFVGADAYIEAGGNIIRDLFSEDRGGFFEDASLLDMLAAEKLREIAGEVQAEGWKWAEAHIDYPHAHGMRRFYPQTIALSDEDEARLEALSAEHDELAEGYSSYDEMSEDVAAKLEAVSDEIDAISEKRSAYDASVIAHGGAFVVLHHDGSVRVERGFVRAEDEALADPQPEDEAFDPKAVEDEQAEDGDEDVQEIEEEDEEPGKPISDSLTRDLSAHRTLALRVALGERPDLALIALTHTLTAQLFYSYAEAGCLEVRPTVTPLGSHADGIEDTPLAAKANEAREAWAERMPRDVADLWGFIVGLDDEKRLALLAHCASRTVNALRLPWDRKPRTLQTADRLATALALDMAKDWTPTVDSYLGRVTKAHILEAVAEGVSEDAARHIADKKKPEMAEAAEQRLAGSGWLPAALRTPKAEAEQPAPVEVEEVGSVEQPSEAEAPDTEAEDGEASFAVAAE
- a CDS encoding DUF2840 domain-containing protein, which produces MTVPPSPMRHRQPSEDGMTRVELTWIEKRIEHWIRFGRVAVDEIVDRRRRIVRFRPGAIFAFVRWAANDYGTVSSRIDIVRAVNAGEPFTTLPFVRPGGDILLKIEGWPKVSQVLAAIDATEAADVDPCDAAPDHWRHVANRIAAGHQPRPYTLERHRAWLKRREIER
- a CDS encoding helix-turn-helix domain-containing protein — translated: MDMRRLVGLNFAKLRKDKGFTQERFAETSGFTQQYVSDLERGRRNPTVVTLFHLASALGVTPADLVAELDPSETD
- a CDS encoding DUF736 domain-containing protein, whose product is MQIGSFFRTANGYEGIIETATLDIRISIVPAEQSDADKAPDWRVHRGDSGEGPEIGAGWNETGERAGDYVSLRIDDPAFAQPIRAALFQSTGDKSAWSLRWNRQPKSREQD
- a CDS encoding DUF932 domain-containing protein, translated to MHYQLATRFGRNAHQISGREPLDNEALYRHVPSIFAREAHDSRSERYVYVPTIDIVEGLRREGWSPFFAVQSVPRDGSRHGHAKHMLRLRRDDGIGKPEAAEVIIVNSHDGTSAYQMFAGMLRFVCTNSMIAGERFEEVRVPHKGNIEHDIIEGVFTVAEDFPRLVDASESMKAIQLSPDEQRLLGEVSLVARYGDDESPIRPEQIIEPRRREDVDRSLWTTFNVIQENVVRGGLQGRKRNAEGRIRRAQTRAINGIDQNVTLNRALWTLAEGMQRLKAA
- a CDS encoding DUF736 domain-containing protein, with translation MATIGTFTQAANGSFTGTIKTLTLNAKATLRPIDKESEKAPDYRLAVGSVECGAGWKKTSRENREYISVKLDDPTFPAPIYATLSETDTAGEYALIWSR
- a CDS encoding S26 family signal peptidase, which gives rise to MTRRGWAVATASAASLFGASFLAVAVFDPLPRIVWNASASVPIGLYRIEPLPDPPNGALVAVTPPPALAHWLAERGYLGERVPLLKHVTARPGQMVCRINAVVSIDGLPFVIARQRDGRGRPLPVWQGCRTLRAGELLMLNPDRADSMDGRYFGPLPASAVLGRAIPILTRDSPTAPLVWR
- a CDS encoding lytic transglycosylase domain-containing protein; this translates as MRFPPIPLFAGKPSHPFVPLGRRPAGARSEGQGRPKAGAARAPFTAASTLAGWRRSGVGSVVVVAVVLLSGGAVSAPTMAQDMPAARLAAVHPYAGHVAEAARRFGIPEAWIWAVMRVESGGNSRAVSRAGAMGLMQIMPATWGTLRTRYGLGPDPFDVCDNIMAGAAYLREMHDRYGNASAMLAAYNAGPDRYDDFVSRGRPLPPETVGYLAQLAPITGTAGAVEVTATATPDPFAWRRAALFVRTASAGSEAVAGQSDGQGAASDLPNDRPTSGDVHAAEPSVNQPRDTLFVSRARAGRPQ
- a CDS encoding AlpA family transcriptional regulator, with translation MSDTPTNLPPRFLRTPEAARFLGLSGRTLEKHRYFGTGPAYRRIGGRVVYSVDDLRAWADIGIKHSTSDPGQNDLMPRADSAIARSRR
- a CDS encoding DUF2285 domain-containing protein yields the protein MRRCSNASRTAPSRRTPPKRRSRGAGGCLFATAPDDFSDPVVWRPELTAVTVILDAAPDGFKTATPVDPRALGALLADQAGIEGRHVIVADAAGEHRLWLRDPQPGRPLAAVIPLDKDFITRIASLLRFHRRVLGRAVGPLPRGWPLTAYRMARLNLMLRALDLRDEGATYREIATALGRGDAARLSASDWKMSATRSFVVRLVRDGIAMMNGDYRKLLRIR
- a CDS encoding plasmid stabilization protein; protein product: MAVMTIRNIDDVIKKRLRVRAAVNGRSMEDEARDILRSALSTDDARPRNLAQAIRERFGPLGGVDLPPMPREAIRPPVDFGE